The nucleotide window TCCAATGTGCTTGGTCCTACTGCAAGTTAGACTCTAGATTCTGCAATGAGTCAATGATAAacatccttcttttttttaacttattagACGGGAATATcttagatttatatatttatgtggaACATTATGAAATTATAAGCCATTTCTTCTACTGTGCTCCCTTATCACTGCAACTGTGTCCAAGTTTGCTTACTCCTTGACTTTGTTCTTGCGGAGGGTCAGGGGGAGAGACAGATGATGAGAACTTCCCGGTATgctgtgtgtgtgtccgtgtgcgTCCTTATTTTATACTTAACAGTGGGTATGCTAATAATGCCTTACAGGAAGGTGGTCTGGCCCTCATTGCCTGTGCATCTTATAAGCAGGAGTTGAGGGGTAAAAATGCAGAGTGCCACCAAATGAATTTAGTTGCATAAGAATGAAATCACTGAATGCAAAGGGTAGTAGAATACTTGGTGTTAATTCTTCTCATTGATGCGTCTCATGTTCTGAATCCTCCCCAGTGTACCCAGCCCCGTACTGATCAAGAAATTCTCTGATACCTCCAAGGCTTTTATGGGGATTCTGGGCTCACAAGCTTGTGGAGACTCTACTTTGGCTCTACGATGGGTAAGTGCATCAGAAGAGGCCAACTATGCATTATCTGGATATTAGGTATTGGATGCTCTTGTGAGTAATAGAATGTTTCCtgcaatgtatattttaaaatttttaaatgtatattttaagagaGAACAAGTCTGTTAGAGGCCCTTTTCCTCTGCATTTTGAATTATAGTTACAGTAAACAAATGTGTGAAGGAATGCTGGATTGAATTAAGTCTATTATTGGATTTAAAAGTACAATATTTTGCTTGGCACTCATTGCCAAAtacattaaatttaaaacaaCTCCTGGCTTAAGAGTTTTCCAGACATGTCAGGAAGGATGCTTCTTGATATCCAGCATTTGTAGGACAATGCCTTATTTCTGTCCTTATTCTCTGCCCTTATCAGGTCCTCTCCTGCCTAGCTACATTGCTGCGAAGACAAAATCTGGGGACATGGAGTTACCCTGTGACAATACAAGTTTTCCATGGCCTTCTCAGCTTCACAGTCCATGTCAAGCCCAAGGTGAGTTCAAATTTTATATAGTTCATGGTTCACAATTTGGGTGGGCGGGTGTTGATTCTTAAATTTCCAATATAACATGGCTTGAAGTTGGGCAAACGTTCTAGCCCGGCCTGCAGCCTCTCCCGTTGTTCTTGTCTGCTGCAGGTCCGCAAGGCTGCTCAGCATGGTGTTTGCTGTATCCTCAGAGGCAGTGAGCTCCTATTTGGAGATGGAGCTCCGTTACACCACCCAGCTGCACTGTCTACTGCTAAGTTCTGCGTGCAAGAAATTGAGAAATCTGGAGGTATCCCGTTCATGTGATGAGAagctgtttcatttatttttctctgggTGGCCCTAGTTCTGACCCCTATATTATTCTCCCTGAATTACCCCTCCCTGGATTACCAGTCTGGTGagcttttcaaaaacaaaaaccgCAACCCTTTAGCAGGGGAGCTGTGGCTGTGGTTCAACAACTGGTTGATGGGGCAAGAATCAGGAGAATTTCAGGTATTCTGCAGCAGTCTGGCAGAAGTCCAGCATAAGTGATGTTCTGAAACTAGTCAATTCCTCTTTTTATCTTCTAAAGCAAATTTGCTGAAAGGCCAGCTTGTTTTTCCTAcaaatattttctcattttaaagACACTTAGAACACagcaagaggcagacaagatgttTATGTCTAATCATCCTTTTTTGAGTAAGGATTGCTTTAATTTCAACTTTTCAAGTAAATGCAGTGCTACTTCCTGAAACTGCCTTATGTCGATTTTGTTTGTTACAGGattttaatgttatatatttattccGGAGCTTTGCACAATCCTAAGATGATTGTAAAATTACCTTGCAGAATGGAGTGCAAACTCTGTAAGGAGCAATAGTAAATGAGTTGTGTGTTGAGAGAATAGTAGGACTAATTTTTATTTGGCTCCTCAGGTGCTAAGGAGGCCACAACAACTTTGCATGTGCTGACTCTGCTGCGTGATTTACTGCCCTGTTTTCCTGCTCCAGCTGTCAAATCTTGCTGTGAGACCTTGCTCCGAGTTATGACCTTGAGTCACGTAGTAAGTTTTCCTCCTCTTTGAAGGTTGGCTTTGTGCTGCCTTGGCTTTTGAAAGCTGTCGAGTCTCAACTGTGCAGGCCAGTTGGAGGATCAGAGAGCTTCAGTGGGAATGAATGATAAACATGCATTTTCTCTATATATTCCCTTGGTTTAGCCTAGCTGCATACCCAAATGCTCCTTTTGTAGAAAATGGATGGGTTGCATCCTATTTGATTTCCTAGTTATGGGGATGGGAAGAGAGGAAAAGCAAGAGCGAGGATTTCTCAATTAGATGTAATTATTACTCATCTTTCTTCTCCTCACCACTGCCCAGCTAGTGACAGCATGTGCTATGAAAGCTTTTCATAGCCTCTTTGCTGCCCAGCCATCTCCATTGGGTCTGCCAGCTGAACTTAATGCCCAGATCATCATGGTGAGTAGTGCTGTAGTGGTGTTTGGAGGGGGGAGGGATGCACAGCCAGCCTTAGATGTTCAAATAACACACTGTTGCTCTGCTCCTCCAGGCCCTTTATGACTATGTACCCCATGAGAATGACTTGCAGCCTCTGTTGGCCTGGCTGGCTGTCATGGAGCGGGCACACGTCAACCTAGCAAAGTAAGGAGAGGAAGATGGGATAATAATGGGGCGGATGTGCATTGGGGGGTCTGGAAAATGCTGCTCAAGATAGTCAGAAATAatttttctctccattttaggCTGCAGTGGGATCTGTGCTGGGCTCATCTTCCTCGTCTCTTCAGCGTGGCTGTGAACTGTTTCCTTTCTCCTCACGGCCAGGTTGTGGCTGCTGCTGCCCAGACCCTAATGGTATTGTATTGCCCTTCTAGTTGTATCATGCAAAGCTGGCAGGAACTATGTTTCAGGAGCTTTTGTTAATTTAAGAGTTGTGGGGCATTTTATTGTGCATTTTTGTGGTGATGCTCTTCCTGCACTGTCATTGTTGGCTTATGTGCTCTTAGTCTATAGAGAATGTGGACTGATgcatatgtgtgtttgtatgggtCAGGTTTTGCTCAATGAGTGTGTGGCCCCTCACATGGCAGAACTAGGACTGGTTTCATCTGCAACTCCCTCTGGATCTGCTGCTCAtgtttgcaagatattcaggtaCACAAAATAGCTTAGCTGGTTGCAGAAGGGTAACAACCTCCTATTCTTCGTTTATTATAAACATTGCAACTTAGAGACCTTTTTGATTTGCCAGTGGATGTTCTTCTTTTCAGAGCAGTGGAAGAGGGTCTGACATACCAGTACCATGCAGCATGGGCCTCTGTGTTGCAAGTGCTGAGGGTTTTCTTTGAAGCGTGTGGGCAGCAGTGTCATCCTGTAATGCATAAGGTAAAGTCACATTAACTTTTATGGCATGTGAGACAAGCAGGGCATTCGCAAGTATCCAGTTTAATAAAGAGAACATGTCGAGAGTAAAGCCATGAGATTATTGGTTGCTGATATCTGGATTTAAGAACCTGGATATTAAGGAGACATAATGTGAGTTTATACAGCTGGTATCAGAAGACCAGTGATCTGAATCACTAGAGGGAAAGATTTTTTAGAATGATTTTCCCCCACTGTGAATGTGAAGGAGCTGCAGCTTGAATTTCTTCAGGCATACAGTTGAGAAAGTTGAGTTCAACCAGAGCCAGGCACAATTAATGTTTTGCGGGGGAGAAGACTGGGGGTAgttagcaccctaaagaggcccccatgaatttaaattaagaatttttaatatctccatcttggattttatatttatatttaagaagtacttttttttttaatcgtatagcatagcagtttggtgttcatgctgctttttcttgctgggaaatccttgtgaggtccagcagccagatgtgtagactatttagccgggacaagtcacgttgcccagggtgtaCTGCGAGGAGGCTAGTTGCCTGGggtgcactgagttgggctgagagcgcgcgaccggcccaaggtcacccagccggctttcatgcctaaggtggaactagaactctcagattcctggtttctagcccgttgccttaaccactagaccaaactggctctcttctaagaagtactgtttttattgtattttaatctgtatttattttagttttattgtaaacctcccagagttgctctttgagtgagatggatggtgatgaaattcgaaatataaataaataaatacagcaaaatCTGCAAAATAAGACTGCAAGTGGGGCagcctttttaaacattttgttcTTAAGTttgttaaatatgttttaaattcacaccattttattgtgttttttcttcaaaagaaaaaaaaaacttgatttacTTTTGGCACTTGTACTGCTGAAATTCAGCTATGCAATCTGAGGGACTCCAAAAGCCATTGGTTGCCATCTGTGCTTAGAGGATATGCAAAACTAGTGATGCTTTTTCCCATATGATCATTTCTTATTTCTCTTCCACTGCAGTGTCTACAGTCCCTAGCTGATCTGCGTAGCTCCTCACACTTTCCCCACAGTGTGTTGCTTGACCAGACTCTGGGGGCCGCAGTGGCCACTATGGGCCCTGAGGTGGTGCTGAAGGCAGTGCCCCTCAATATTGATGGCACAGAGTGAGTACAGTTTCCATCTTCGTGGGTTGCAAGGCCAATGTGTGGGAGGATTGTGATGCTTCCCTATCATTATCCTTCTGTGCTCTGAAATAACTTTAATACGCATAGAGAAGCAAAGTCCCAAAATGGGCTTGGGGTAGGGAACATATTTTATACTAGCGTGCCCTTTAGCCTTTTAAATTCTAGAGGAAGGGGCAGAGTGGCTTGTAATTTCATTGACTTTGCAAAGATTTTGAAAGCAGCTCAGTTCAGCAAGGCAAGGCCCCCATTTATTCAGCTTGAGAGATGGCTTTCTCTGCAGTTGCACAAGGCATTAAGAGGGCATCTGATGTGTAGTATAATTGCATAGACAAGAGCCTGCCAATTACTTCAGAGAAACTTTATTAggctttaaaacaaaattaactaATTCAGCAAAGCAAAGAAGAACCCCTCTCATGTGATTTTAGCTGCTGTTCTTACCTGGATTGTAAGTTTTGATTGAGTGATTGCCTGCTAGCTGCCTTTAAGGACCCTagcatttaaaaagagaaatatgcattgaaataaatacatgcagTACATACATTGAAAAGACAAATGAGAAACCCAAAAGATTACaaagaaataattgaaaaaagattttaaagggttttttggttttgttggtTGTTTTGGTCTCCTTAACAACTTAGTTTTTCTTTCATCTATGTATTCTATGATGATTAAATTTTTTAATAAGGAATATAGGAAGTCATCTTTTCCAGACTCAGATTCGTGATCCATCTAGTTTAATATTATTGGCATGGACTGGCAGCAGCTCTCAAGGATTTCAGGCAGGAGTTTTTCAGACTTGCATCGTAGGACTTTTATGTGTAAGTCATGTGTTTTCCACTGAGCTATGGCAATTCAAAAAGCTTATCCCTTTTATCAGTTCACTTTTATACAGTTGCTTTGATATTGTTGAACATCTAACTGGGGCAGAAATGTGACTCTTGGAACAAGCATCTGTGTCATGCTTTATGTGGAATTCTGGAATTCCTACCATCATATAAACCAGTAGTAGGCAGAATGGGGCCTGTGGGGCATGCCTCCCCTGGCAATTGCCATGCTTCATGCTCCAccatttaatttttgtattattaattcaAGGTTAATAGAGCAGCATGCCAATCACCAGAGGCCTTTGAGGGGTCATTGAATTGAGAAGGATTCCTCCTGTGTATGTGGATTTTAATGGGTCCTTGGCATAGGAATGTTTTGCAGTGTTATTTATCTCATTCTGTTTCACAGTTCTTTTAATCCTGTTTACAATCCTGGGATTGTAAACTATTTAGAGTCAGCCAACAGTTTGTAGCctagtaaaataaaatgtaaaataagtaCTGAGGGAAGGAGGTAGTAGGCTCCTTACCGGTGGATATGTTCAAGAGAAGCTAGGAAGCCAGCTGTTGAGCTGCTTTGATTTAGATTCCTGAGCTGGATGTTGGATTTgatagctgggaaattctgggagttgaagtccacacatcttaaagttgtcaaggctgagaaacattggcctaAATGGTCCCTTGGAATTCTATGGTTCTGTGTCATTCTTGTGGCTAGAAACAGAAAGCATTGGGAAAGGCATATTAGTACCCAAATCAAACATGTTCACTGATAGTGTTTCCTGACTCCTTTTAATTGTACCATTGTATTATCTACAGAGAGACACTGGATTTTCCTCGCAGTTGGCTCCTTCCTGTGCTCCGAGACCACATCCAAAGTGCACCACTTGCCTTTTTCTCCAGTCATTTCCTGCCACTTGCTGCTTCTCTAAAAAACAGAGGTAATTAGACATCCAAGTAGCACAAGCTATGTTACTTACAAGTAAACCTAAGTTTTTTGGACATCAAAAGACACATGACAGAACAAACCCGGGAATCCATCACCTTTACAATTGATGATTCCAAAAATAAAAGCTAGACTcttaaggtgatttttttttcctagcagatTATGGATTTGGACCAATTGGTATATATAACTTTATAAGAATCAAAATTTAAAATTGTAAgttaattacatttctttttctctctccttctgaaTATATTATAACATCGTGAAAAGTTTTGGGTGTATTCAGTAAACAAATTGTTGATTACTGACCAGATGTAAAGAAATATGTGTCAAATATCTCATGATGATAATTTCCTTTTCCTCTGTGATCTGCATGGCGTATGAACTTCAGACACTTGGCAGGCACAATGGTATCAGTTATTTTTCCTGATTAACTGTAACGTAAGGATGGAGTTTTGTGCTCTGGTGAGTGTTGCTGAATTAGTTTCCAGTAATACCAACTAGAATACCAGTCATGAAGAATGAAGAAGCTGGGAGATACAGTTCAGTAGCATCTGGAGAGAGCCAGATGTTCCTCATTCCTATTTCTACGCCTATTGAAATACAATCATGAATAGATCTCTCTCTTTTGCAGCCACAGAGCTTGCCCAGGCAGGTCAGGACTTAGAAGCTAAGATCTACGATACACTCCAGTGGCAAGTGAGGAATTTTgctttttggttggttggtttcttttTTTGATAGCTGGTATCAAGGATATTATGATTTTGACATTGGAAATATACCATGTGGGAGGTAAAAGTGTTGGCCttgcctttttctctctttcaggtCTGGACCCTGCTGCCTAGTTTCTGCAACCATGCTACAGATGTGGCAATCTCGTTCAAAGGTTTGGCTCGCACTCTGGGCACGGCTATTAGCGACTGTTCTGATCTGCGGCAGATAGTGTGCCAAGCTCTGCGCAGGCTAATAAATAAGGGCTGCCAAACAGGTAAGCAGGGCTTGTTAATGAATTGCCATATTGTCAGCATCTTCTTCACCACATTTCCATTTGTATGACAGTCTTAGGAAATAAAGGACTATGATGTGTAATCTTGCCTGGGTACGTCTGAGGTTGAAGCTCCTGTGATGGAAAGGCCTGGTCCTGGTAAACTGTTTGAAACTCACTGCATTCAGAGTAATTCTTTCTTCATTCCATTCTCTGCTTCCATTTGCAGAGGCTGAGCGGGCTGAGGTTGGACGCTTTGCAAAGAATTTTCTGCCCATCATGTTCAATGTATACAGCCAAGAAGGTGATGATGGTGAGAGCTCTGTGCACCGTCGCTCTTTACTGGACACCATCCGGGCCTACTTGACAGTTACTGAAGCACGGGTGAGCAGAGATCTTTGAACAAAGTGTGGGTCTCAGATCTTCACCCTTTGCTAGAGTACTAAAACAGGAAGACATCTGAAGCTAAACTGATTTTGGAATCTATTGTATGTGCTGGTGGCACTGGAAGAACAGCCCTCTGaatttttctcttttatctctCACTGCAGATGGTGAGTTCCTTCCTGGAGAAAGCTTGTGAGAAACTGACCAGTCCTGATAGTTCAGAATTCACTAGGTAAAGTTTCCAGAAAGACAGGCGTTATTTTGTAACCTTTTCTTCTACACTGCAAGTGGATATCCTGAGTTGCCATGTACCTTCCGTTTGCTCCAGAAAATAGGACTGCATAAATCAGAGTTATCTATATCCCTGTGTGGAACAAGCATCTATTATTTTTGGTCATATCTTCTTCTGTCAGAAGTTCATATTTTTTTGTCACGCTCCCAGTCCCTTAGATAAGGTGGGAAGGAAATGAGAGGGGTAAAATACACTTCAGGGGCAGCCATGTAGTCTTTCCAGTCCTAATCTCGCCTAGACCTGGTAGCTTTATGCGGTAATAAGTTCATTTTTCTGCTATTCTGAAAGAGCTCAAACTCCTGAAGATTATTAGCCCTGGGTTCCATCTAACTGCATCTTCCTTGCTGCAGGCTTTCCATTTTGGATCTTGTTGTAGCTATGGCTCCCTATGCTGATGAGTCATCTCTGCATGCCCTGTATGGCAACATCCAATCCTCCCTGCAGGTGAGTTACTCTTTGCTGTTGGGTTCTATGTTGTGACACTTCACACTGCGACCCTGCTGCTTTTGATCACTGAGGCTCTCAGATTGAAAGAGGAGCTTTAGATAATACTTTTCATTCACTTTTTGAAGAAGCTGCAATTAAAATTTTGTTTGGCAGGTCCAAACAGAGTGGTGTGAGTTTACCCATATTAGTGGGTACAATCCtatcatctagatcagtgtttttcaacctcggcaactttaagatgtgtggacttcaactcccagaattcccagccagccatgttgctgaggttgagaaacactgatctagagtttTGTTGGTCTAATAAATAAGATCTGTTGCTGTCCCTTTCAAGTATAATTAGAAAATACCCCAACTAAGGTTCATGACTACATGTAATCCTTATTTCATATTGGCTAGTGAGGGAAAATGTTTTACTAACTGTGAGGGAGCCATTTATTCTTAAGTAATTTTTGTACAGCTAGGAAATAGATTAAATTATTTGAATTATGTTCATTTTGTTGGAAAGATCCATACAATGcatgttttttatttaaacatcCTCTCAGCCACTTGAAACTACTCACTTATAAGCTTTTTTCATGTAGCTTGGGCTAGGCCAAAGGCAGTATAGCAATGGCCACTTATTTGATTTTTGGATTATAGTTatttcttgaatttatttatttgtttgtatgcTGCAAAATCCTTCAAGACTCCTGGCAACTTACAAGAATACATAATATATGCTGAAAATTTTTAATGTCCACAGTAATAACTCGAGAACACGCCACCCACcccaaacaataaaatataagctAAATAAGCTAAAAGGGTTAAAATGGCCAAAATCCGGAGGCCCTCCAAGATAAGCTTCAGTAGTTCCCAGAAGGCCATTGCCAAAGAGGAGAGGCCACTGTCACTTCTACAGGGAGGCTGCTCCATGGTAGAGGTGCCATAACTGAATTTTTTGGCCTTAACCCCGCCTCACCTCATGAAGGTGAGGCACCACTTGCAGTTTCTCTCAGAAGGCTTATCTCAGGCAGGTTGGGTCTGGTTGGAGCCTTGGCACTAAGTCATGTAAGGCTTTATAAGCCAAAAGTAGCAGTTTGGACCCAGAAACCTGGTGGCTGCTAGTGCAGCCTTACAAAATAGGTGTAAGTTACTCAAAGTAATGAGCACCAGCAATAAGCAGGCCACtgattttgaaccaactgcaatTTCCAGGTAGTCTTTAGAAGTAGAGCCCAAAATACATCAGGGCATGGGTGTCTTCCCTTTCACAGTTGTGACAATCGAGTCCCTGTGCTTTTGTGtatgcaaattatatattttgaataaTCTGTTTGGTCTGATCATCCTAGAACAAAGATCATAGAATACAGAAAAAGGTTTATCGAGTGCTGGAGGAAGTGTGTGCCTCTGACCGACCTGCATGTCATAATTTTGTGCGAAGTCATTTGGAGGAACTGAAGCATGCTCTACTGGGCTCCCTGACCAGTGCAACTTCACCTGCCAAGAGAGTAAGGAAAAATCTTTAATTTATTTACCATCCAGAGTAGATAAGATACAAAAGCCTGTGATGAGTATCAAAGAATGGTGGCTGGGAGTGCTGTGTGTACTTCCATATCTATTCTCATTTTCTACTTTTTGTTCTCAGCCCCGGCTGAAGTGCCTCTTCCATGTTATCAAACAGCTGACAGTGGAACATGAAGATTTTGTCACAGCCCTGCTACCAGAGGTGAGAGAGCACGGGAAAAGAGTGGCTATCACAGCTCTGAAGAAACTGGAAATTTTAGTGTGGAGTTACGTTGTCAGAAGATGGAGAAAAATTAGGAGTGCATGGAACAAAactcatttattcattattttattcatttataaaatgtCAAACCTACTTTTCACTATAAAACCATCCCTGATCTTTGGCCATACTAAGTTTAAGTAAGTTTAAAACAATCCCAAAATGGAACGGCAATGATATCACAGTAAAAGTCTTCTGAAAATACTTTAAAACTGTAAAACTATTTAAAACCAAGTAAGGTAGAAGTCCCACAACATAGAACATCAGTAGCAAATCAGAAGGGGCAATATAAACCAGTCTGGACGAACACAGTTGACTGTGAGAGCTTGCAAGGCTCTCAGCAAAGTGGTAAAAGAGGGAAGGGAACCGTGCATGTTCCATATCTCCTTTGATTCCATTTGGCTTTCTCTTCTTTGTTACAAACTTTGGGTCTTTCTCTAAGCAGGGTCCTATTTCTCTTCAGCATTCTTGTGGTGAAGAAATTAGCACCTGAGTATCCTGGAGTGTGTTACTACTATTATTTGCAGGGCTTATGCAAACTAAATTTAGAAACTTTCTCCGTTACAGTTGGAAGAGTAACTCCCCTCACTCAGTGTATGATCTGCCTGCTTTGCAATAAATGCTGCTGAGGAGTTAATGGGTCTGCCTTTAAGTTTAAATAACATTTCAATAAGTAAAAACGTTTTCTCATTAATTAGTAAATATTAGATAGTGAGTATAGGACAGAAGTCTGGAATTGTGAGTTCCTCAAAGTTAAGAAAATTGCCTGCTGAAAACCTTTATAGCCTCCTAGTTGAGTCTTTCATGAAAAATAATTACTGTGCTAGGAAACTTCtacattatttaattttgttaCTATTGTAATTGTAACATTTAGAATAATGGTTGGAATTCTAGTTCTcttagttttttcccccctccctcgtTAAATGAATGGTAAGTGGTGCAGATATTAAAATTAGGTTGGAGGCAGCAGGTAAGTGATCCGACTGTTGACTGATGTCTTTGCTCTTTCCAGGTGATCCTCTGCACCAAAGAAGTGTCTGTGGGTGCTCGCACAAATGCTTACAATCTGCTGGTAGAAATTGGTCGCACCTTTATACGCTTCAGTGTCACTTCAAATGGTGAGTTTGCCTACATGGGTTTCTGTGTGAAAATGGTGGTCCTCTTTGCCAAGCTAGCTCTACTCCATCTCCTCTTCCATTTAGACCACATTGCATCCCTTTCCTTCTTGAATGCTTCAGTTTTTCCAGGTTTAGTATTGAACTTCTTCCTATTGCTAGTCTGATTAATTAAGTGGTTTCACATTAAGCCACAGTGCaggtttttgaactttggtgtctGTGAACCAAGCTAAATATGGCTCCTTCAAGCCCTGGTTAAAACAACTCTGATCTAGTACAATGTTTGAATACAGTTAATGTTCCTTCACTCTGAATTGCAGAATTCTAAAGCATTGATTAATTTATACAAATTAATAAAACCAgatgtattttgttattttgcatAAGGTTGTTTAGCTATCATAGCCTTCCCCATATTTGGATATACAGAAAGTTGAAAGCCAAAATAGGGATGTGCCAGACAGAGGTCCAGCAACAGTatgttctctttttctcctttagtGAACCAGTCTAAGCATTCCCAGGTTAAttcaaacattttcagaagcattGGCCAGGATAGGAAATGTGAACATtgtaggaaaaaaaggaacattctATGATCAGAGCACACCAGCTGCACATCCCCAAGTGAAGAGCATGTTGTTGAGAAGACTGAGTTATGGGACAGACCATCTCTGTAGAGCACTGAATTCCAACCATCTATCCCTAAGAAGTATTTTATCCCTTTTCTGCAACTGTAGTTTCCATAGGCATTATCCATTCATTTCCTAGATTTTCCTCACATCCATATAGGTATCAAATTCTGCATCTGAGATTATATAACTATGACTAAAATTCTGTACACTCATGCCTGCTTTACTATACAAtacaaatgtttgtttattttaaaaagctgatcaTCCCAGTCTCAGATAAGCACTGTTTCCCATCACTTTCCCTATATTACCTGTCAGTTGTTGATACCTGTGCTCTTGTCTTAGAATGCTGTCTTTCATTAAATTAGTTCATGGTCCATCCATTGTAATGGCTCTTTAGGTGTTCATCCTACGTAGAGACACCAGGATTTGAACAAAGTAGTTGCTCCATGATTGAACTTATGATCCTTatcattttgaggtgggatacCCCAAGATACTTGCTTTGAGACTTGGGTCTTAGCTTATTGTCTTCATGGTGTTTTTTCCTGTACAAGCTTCTGTTCAGCTATTGGTCTTTTTGTGAGGCTTTCCATCGGTCATGTTGTAAGTCAAGTGTTCTTGAGTGCCTGATATGTAATTACAATATACAAACTCTTGCATGATTCCTTTCAGATGGAATACAGCGTTATCTCCTCCTGGTCTATGCAGGCTTAACTGGCTCTGTCACTATG belongs to Candoia aspera isolate rCanAsp1 chromosome 6, rCanAsp1.hap2, whole genome shotgun sequence and includes:
- the RRP12 gene encoding RRP12-like protein, which translates into the protein MGRSGKLRSGTAGKLKRWRKGHSSDSNPEGRRYRLAARGRLLAPRSENSNLTVDALKLHNELQSSGPVPRESAKPFMEEDDNSEAAKTHKSSATFLSGLTDCTNLTFSRVQRLWESNSAAHKEICAVLAAVTEVIRSQGGTESETEYFGVLMTTLEAVESPESLAAVAYLLNLVLKRVPSPVLIKKFSDTSKAFMGILGSQACGDSTLALRWVLSCLATLLRRQNLGTWSYPVTIQVFHGLLSFTVHVKPKVRKAAQHGVCCILRGSELLFGDGAPLHHPAALSTAKFCVQEIEKSGGAKEATTTLHVLTLLRDLLPCFPAPAVKSCCETLLRVMTLSHVLVTACAMKAFHSLFAAQPSPLGLPAELNAQIIMALYDYVPHENDLQPLLAWLAVMERAHVNLAKLQWDLCWAHLPRLFSVAVNCFLSPHGQVVAAAAQTLMVLLNECVAPHMAELGLVSSATPSGSAAHVCKIFRAVEEGLTYQYHAAWASVLQVLRVFFEACGQQCHPVMHKCLQSLADLRSSSHFPHSVLLDQTLGAAVATMGPEVVLKAVPLNIDGTEETLDFPRSWLLPVLRDHIQSAPLAFFSSHFLPLAASLKNRATELAQAGQDLEAKIYDTLQWQVWTLLPSFCNHATDVAISFKGLARTLGTAISDCSDLRQIVCQALRRLINKGCQTEAERAEVGRFAKNFLPIMFNVYSQEGDDGESSVHRRSLLDTIRAYLTVTEARMVSSFLEKACEKLTSPDSSEFTRLSILDLVVAMAPYADESSLHALYGNIQSSLQNKDHRIQKKVYRVLEEVCASDRPACHNFVRSHLEELKHALLGSLTSATSPAKRPRLKCLFHVIKQLTVEHEDFVTALLPEVILCTKEVSVGARTNAYNLLVEIGRTFIRFSVTSNDGIQRYLLLVYAGLTGSVTMISCTVLALTRLLYEFKEHIGSDDLEQLVKHVCLMVGSRTRDVVKSALGFLKVAVLLLDTALLGRHLETMLEAIGRLTDDMRRHFRMKLRNLLSKLIRKFGFEPLQALLPESYRKVLLNIRKADARNRKRQAVKRAAATSTEEGGILAPSKGDSIEEVLADSDSDLEDVTGKHKGRKTRKVLRQQSQAWLKEGENDEPLNFLDPNVAHRVLATRPGTGQTGKVKHDFKLSADGRLILCEEEEEPKGLNEESTDPTQEVGIWSKKAQKRRFQEEADDEGLAADTQPQYKAGGIGIHRPVSKNAAPGAEYKAKKGKGDIKKKGGLDPYAYIPLNRAKLNRRKKAKLQGQYKNLMKGAQRGAQAGKRLCKKQTHT